In Rhodamnia argentea isolate NSW1041297 chromosome 11, ASM2092103v1, whole genome shotgun sequence, one genomic interval encodes:
- the LOC115739434 gene encoding transcription factor bHLH93-like, with amino-acid sequence MELSEQGFLEELLAPRREMATCWTALHQHNELLLPPCWSLDPSGDNPAFASSNPLQLLSLSHPPPATVFGDARFAEAYHPLDVVHTYTVPPELEYAANYNHSNDAYASMVEDEEMCDLISNDHYGQCAEERMMGMNSCKVEASEQAADINNSGVAGNIDAGSSYCFEKRGSRPKKLEGQPSKNLMAERRRRKRLNDRLSMLRSIVPKISKMDRTSILGDTIDYMKELLDRINKLQDEEEMEVGTSSPLKLMGIAKDLKPNEVLVRNSPKFDVERRDTDTRIDICCATKPGLLLSTVNTLEALGLELQQCVISCFNDFSMQASCSEVNGGRALLSPEDIKQALFKNAGYGGRCL; translated from the exons ATGGAGCTCTCAGAGCAAGGCTTTTTGGAGGAGTTGCTGGCTCCAAGGAGAGAGATGGCCACTTGCTGGACCGCTCTCCACCAGCACAACGAgctcctccttcctccatgCTGGAGCCTCGACCCCTCCGGCGACAACCCGGCTTTTGCCTCCTCGAACCCGTTGCAGCTCCTGTCCCTATCCCACCCGCCTCCCGCCACGGTCTTCGGCGACGCCCGCTTCGCTGAGGCCTATCACCCATTGGATGTCGTCCACACGTACACCGTCCCTCCGGAGCTCGAGTACGCCGCGAATTATAACCACAGCAACGACGCGTATGCCTCGATGGTGGAGGACGAGGAGATGTGCGACCTCATCAGCAACGACCATTACGGCCAGTGCGCGGAAGAGAGGATGATGGGGATGAACAGCTGCAAGGTGGAGGCCTCGGAGCAAGCTGCGGACATCAACAACAGCGGGGTCGCTGGGAATATCGACGCCGGGTCGTCGTATTGCTTCGAGAAGAGGGGCTCGAGACCAAAGAAGTTGGAAGGCCAGCCGTCTAAGAACTTGATGGCGGAGCGGCGGAGAAGGAAGCGCTTGAACGACCGGCTCTCCATGCTCAGGTCGATTGTTCCCAAGATAAGCAAG ATGGACAGGACTTCAATCCTAGGAGACACCATAGATTACATGAAAGAGCTCCTAGATAGGATCAACAAGCTTCAAGATGAGGAAGAAATGGAGGTTGGAACAAGCAGCCCACTCAAATTGATGGGCATCGCCAAAGATCTAAAGCCCAACGAAGTCCTCGTCAGAAATTCACCCAAG TTTGATGTGGAGAGGAGAGATACGGACACCCGGATCGACATCTGCTGCGCCACAAAGCCCGGGTTATTGCTCTCGACTGTGAACACATTAGAGGCGCTCGGCCTCGAGCTTCAGCAGTGTGTCATAAGCTGCTTCAATGACTTCTCAATGCAAGCTTCTTGTTCAGAG GTAAATGGAGGAAGAGCACTGTTGAGTCCAGAAGACATAAAACAAGCGTTGTTCAAAAATGCTGGATATGGAGGAAGATGTCTTTAG